TATGAACTTACGGCAATTGCAACATtaggcatggtgttttcctCTTAATGATATCTTAGCAGCCTGTCGCAGTCTCATCCAGCCCAGGGTCAAAACGCTTAATAATCACCCTCAGGTGAGAAATGCTTAATGAACCTAATGGGTTTTGATTTTTTAATTACATTTTAAGACGGATAGAAGCCGTGGGGGAGAAAGTGACTAAGCTTATCTCGGATGCATTGCCTGCTAATTGTTCCTAATGCATCCAAGCATGACAGCGCAATGTTCAAATCGAACCCTCTAGCACACCTATTTTTCGTGCCACATTTTATAGTTAGATTTAGAAAGCTATCGCCTCGAGACTCCAATTAATGCGGATGTTTTTCTGATTAATTAGCCATGTTGTTCTATAGTGACATGGGGCTGGGTTCCCAGCGCCACATGGGTTGATGTAATTGTCATCTGGGGAGCTCTAGTCAACTATTTTTTCCTGGTAAATGTCACGTATATATTGTTATACCCTTACCCTACAATACGCCAATTCTGACTGACCTTTGGTATTTGAGTCTTCGTTTATACTTACCCAGTCTAACAATTGACAATGCGATTACAGCATCATCGCTTGTTACGTAAATACCACGCGAGTACTACTTATTGTTTATGTAAACACTTACAAACAAATAATACCTCACATTGTTGTGTCACAATTCCGCACCTAAGGCGAAGTTAATTAAAAGAATATGTAATCGCCTTTGTACCTGACACTCTAAGGTTGTAGGGGTATTTTTTACTGTAAACTTTGCTTTTGTTTATGGAACTTTTACCGGAACTACAACACATAACATAACGGCGATGGGGGATCCAGGATGTTATAAAACGCACCTAAAGTGTCGGCTGTTCAAGGAACATTATCTGCGTTGAATCAGTTGTAGCGTCTTAACAGCAAATCGTACTGATGAGACAGACATTGTTATCGTTTGCATTGTTCGTTTCTTTGTATAGTAGGCCAGCATGTATAGAAATCGCGACAAACGCTTGCGCTCTTGGCCAAAGCTGAAAGCAATTCCAGTGTATTCTTATATGACAGTgaatcattttcatgattttgttaTGATAGCGCTTGAAGCGAACGGTGCTTATTGTAAACGCACTGCTAACAGCCTAGCATCTGATCAAAAAACTACTATGCAACATCACCCATAATGTCAACTGCTCGGTAAAACGGAGCGGAGAGCAACAATTTTGTTAATACACCATGTATTGCCGCAGGTGGAATTTTTGCCGAGCTTTGGCGTTCATGTCAATATCGTATTTTTAATCATAAAAGTCATCAGACCAGTCTTAGGAACGAACACCTCATATCCTTACCCAGGTGCTCTTTTATATGAAGACACGACCGCATGTTATTTATTTTTAAACATCTATGTTACAGCACTAACATTTTCAACGTGTCTCTTGTCCTACTCTTCCTACCTGTAATTTACCAATGATGAAgaggaaaaatatgaaaaacgaAAATATCAAACGCGCCTGCCACATAAATGCGCTTACAATAATAAGTTGTTAAAAGTAATGGTTAAATGTCTCCAGATTTTTCCCAGATCAGAGTGTTCATTTTTCCACAGCGCAACGCCTTAAAAACCCATTCATAGCCCGAGCAATTGTTTCATGAACTTTGCGAcaccacatacatgtaattttgtaGTTAGTAAAACTTGACTGAGATAAAACTTGACTGGTCACTTTCGTTGCTCATGCAGCTTAGGTCGGGTATCGGTGAATGGACATTAACATGGTAAATTGCATCAGCAACTTCTAGACTAATCTGTTGAGGGGATTTAAGTTCTCCCTTAAGGTCAATGCAGACGTCTTCATGGCAATAGAGTATGCGGAATCATAATGGATTAGAGAGATTGGTCCGGCACTGATTTATTGAAGGTTTATCACGAAGTGACAGAAGGGTTGGGAAATACCCCTTTAATACGGTTAATGGCTGTCGAGGAAAGTTTGATTGTCGTCGGGTTGCGGTTATGACCAGTACAAGGATTACGGTTAGGGAATGATCCGTAACATATTTGCAGTCAGCTCACCACGAGTAGGCCACTGGGACTGTAGTAACACTTCTGCAACATCGTTTCATTTTAATTGGCGCAGTGGTAGCGACAACATGCGATTGAAGGTGGAAAACTATAAAAGCAGACTACGCGTGCTACATAAATCACTTTACTGACGAAGTCTCACGGTCAACCAATCTTCTACCACGACTCAATTTCATGCTATTTGGAAGTCGTTTTGGATttcggtggccatcttggatttgaggCAAACTCTAAGGTGGCTCCAAAACATATTTGAAAGAGTATGGCCTCAGGATACCTTGACTGGAAAAAAGATTAGGTTTTTCTTGACTTTTTCCTTTCAACAACATGATCTTTACGATGTTTACCAAAGTATTGTCAGATCCAGACGTCAGACGAAAAGCCATTTAGCGCCAAAAGAACCAAAGGAATACGACCAAGTATGTAGAATTAGACCCGACAAATGTTTCTAAGCAACCGCATCCCAACGGATTGAGTTTACTTGATCCCAATCATCTTTCCTTATTCAAGCTCATGGTATTCGAACAATGGTGCGGGCGAGCTGGTCACATCCTATGTCCGATTGCTTACGAAAGTATGGACATTGATTCTCGATCTTGACACATGCTTTTCAATCGATTGTGAGAAATGGTTCATTAATCTCTTAGTGTTCTGGAACTTTGTTTGAATTGCTGGAAATTTGTCGCGTGAAAGCCTCACGGGCGTTATTGAGTGTTAAGAGCTCTTTATAACTAGCGATTTTTCTTTGGTGGAAAGATTTATTGAATAAAAGTATATAATGCCAGTGAATTGGACTAGAGATTGATATTTTAACCCTGCAGTTTGATGGAAATTGGCGATAGGTTGTCAGAAACATACCCTTCAATCATATTCAGCTGGGACAGCTAAAATCTAGGTCGTTTTTGGAGTAAGTGATGAAAACCTAAATTCAACCCCGATTAAGGTATCAATGATATACTTCAATATCATCTTCACCAAAACTACATTGTAAAACTAAAACTCAGTTATCACACATATCGTTTACCCTTGACAATATGCATACGTGTGATATGTCATACCCATCTGGTTTCTGTCTGCATGCCTGACGCCTCCTGGTAATTACATCCCAACACCCTTCGGCACCTAGATGACATCTCGTCGTTGCTGAGTGGCTTCCTCCATCACGAAGACAAAGTGAGTTTTTCATCCTGTTAATTCCATTCTGGGCCAAAATGTGCTGCGCTCGAGACAGCAAGATTGAATTAGGCTGGGTAAAAGAAACATCGCTTTCATGCAAGTGAACTTGTCAGAGAAGAGTTATGTTTTCAAAGGGTGCAATGATGATGAAAGCTTGTGAAACCCAATTTCCTACTTTTAATATTGTGTTCTTCCAGGACAGTGGTATTCTTTGCCTGATGAGTAATTACACATGGAGTTAATTTTACCCCGTAATCTTGTTTTACAGCGAGAGGTTGTCCACCCTGCTCACTCCCACATACACGCCGACGTCATCACCGATGTTTAATTACAGAACAAGTGATATATTCCATTTCATTTAATTGGCGAACGTTTTCATATTGCTTCTTCACCTGCAACTTCACAATAGTactttaaatttcaaattggaTATGTGCATGATACGGAAATAACGTAGTCTTTCTCCAAGTCGAAGGCCATCACCATGCACGACCTAAAACATGGAAAATACGACtccatttcccccccccccttatgcACAGGTTTGATTTGGAATTGAGCATGTCATTGTGCAACCCGTTTTTTGGATATGAAATGATCTAATGAAGATTCGCGTAAAAGGTTACAACGCCGACACCGGTTACAAAAAAACACCGCCGTGGCCAAAGCAAAACATATAGAATATGCAATCACCTGTAGTGATTTCTTTGTCTCTTTCTCATGGCACCACATCAGCAATTCATCTGTGTTGGCCTAATTGCTCGTGTGGGGCCATTTCCCGTAAGTCCTTACAACCGTGATTGCAGATTATCTGTGTTCGATACCACAACACGACTCAGTGTAAATGAAGGAGGGCTAATCTGTCTTCTGATAATGGCCATTTGTTGTCTATCGTACGACGTCTGTGATCCTGTAGCAGGTGTAGAGGGAATGACCAACATCGGCTTCGTAAAAGGGATAACCATCGTGAAAAGCCTTTCATTGAGACTTTCATTAGTGGTGTGTCTCTCGATTGTCTATTCCAGTTCCACAGccgcatgatttttttcccaatCGACATAACATTAGCGAATATCTTTTGGGCTTAGTAACCAGGCTATAAAGCAGCCCGACATATCAGTCCAAAAGAAGTCCCTGCTTACCACTTATCGACATGTCCTATAGAATTGGGTGATTAGGCAGCTATCTCCCCTAATGGGTCCTAATTCCCAAAAGGGTTTCCCGTTTGAAGAAAAGAGGTGCGCTCATCGAATTCTTCGTATAAAACATCGCGGCTAATTATTTCTGGCCGCCGGACCTGAAGGAATTCTTCTCCTCGATGTTGTGTAAGATGAATACGAATATCCTGTTTGTCGAGGATTCACGTTAGGGAAACCAATTACGACAAGGGTATAAAACTCTATAGCTTTACTGAAGCCATTATGACTAAAGCGTCCGCgattgtccgcatcgtttggggctctggggTGCGAACTGAATGGTGAAATCTTTGAAGCCAGGTTTTCATTGAGCCTTTCTACCCGCCCAAACATAATTTTCTAATTGAAAAGTCTTGATGTTTTCTGGCAGACATGACAGAGTGCCTCTCCATTCCACAAGATTGCTAGTGAAAGGCAGGCTTTTCGCATAATCATGATATCAATTGCTCCGATTAGAAATTTTTCATGACAGATTACATCCAACTTTGCGCTAAGCGGAACTTTGGTAGGAACCACTCCAGTGAAATTGTAAAGAATTGTGATAACTTTCGTGTGTAATACTAAGTAGCCTTTTGACGCAGGACGCGAACTCATGCACACGTTAGTAAACATGAATGCCATACACCATTCCCTCGGGGTTCGGCCATAAAGTAGCGAGAAGTGTTTTGAATACGAAAGTTGAGTTCCTTTTATAAAACATTTCAGAAACGGTCCCTTGAAATATCTCGATAAGTGCCCCCCTATTGACAGTCTTCAAGTCAATTTCAGGCCGGATTTTGTGTTTAGAACCTAGAAGAATGAGTAGAACGTAGTATAGTGACCACAGAAAGCTCTCAGTATTCATTTATGTCAGTATCAGTGTGCAAGTAACGTCAATCCAttgttcaaaataaattttgtttttaagatAACCTACGACGCGATATTTTGTATCAGGTGAATCGAATTGTACTTTTTTAAACTCACTACAAGCAAACGAGTCGGTGAAaagtgcatatacatgtacttccatgTACATTACCGCATCGATGAGCTTAATATCCAGTTAAATGACGTCTAGCATTTAACGAGATTACTGTGTTAAATAAAAGGAACAATACGGCCGAGATTAAAAACATAATTGAGGGAGGAGGTTTTTGGAGCAGATTGGAACTAACCACCCTAAACAACAAAAGACGCggtcaatggactcttcttccCGGTAATAACAATTGTACCATAGTCCATGGTATTTAaggtcacggtcctgctggaagccgttttcGTCGCAGGAAAAACCAACCTACCTTACTGACTTCCTGTTCCATTGAGACATCAACAATGGCAGGAATTAATATAAGAGGCTGTGAATTTGGCGTCGGCAAAATTCTATCGAGTTCTCAAATATGTGAAGGCGAAAAATAGTCAAGAAACATGCAATATGAAATGCAATTCTCTGGTCACAATACGTAATGTATCGCATTGCGCCAAACGAGAACACCAAACGAATGAATACCACATCCGCCCATTTCGTTCGACTTGCCTTCAAATCGATATCAAATAATGTTTTATCACCTCCTTGTTGTAGACTGCTCAGGGAATGTCTCACACTGGCGCATGATGGCGTGATAAAGCCGAATAAGTGAACATTTATGGAAATTACGAGTTGACCCAAACGGAGAAAAGCGCTGCGCATATTATACGATTTAATAGCAATAGCTGTGCACTCTAGGTCAAAAGTGAatatgtgatccgtcacagcaaaaccaggcgcatgtcgctctgagcttggcaggttgagacggactgtttgttcatttctctattgtctgccttttgtgaaatatgagcacatcaatttctcccattatcttctggtgtcatttaggctcatcttctgtgcgacatgcgcctggttttggtgtgacgaGTCACATATGTTTTAGCATATCAGCGAATCATTCCCTACAATGGAAGAATCTATTGTCTGtggatgaaatatttatttgccccccccccccttaattaATATCTCATTGATTAAATCATGGGATGATTCATGTTCATTTCAAGATGTAGATCAGAATGTCATGAAAAAGGAAACAAGGCTGTCTTGGCGAAAAGGTAACTTTTCGAAGCCTGGCAAGAAAAAACTTATAGGTTCATTTGCTTTTGATTGGAACTGTCCGGACATCTAAGTAAGCTTCCAATGATTCCCGAGACTGACATTTGAATTCACACTTCAATCATTCGAAAAATCGACAAGACGCTAGCTAATTACTGGCGGCATTTAAAAGGACAAGCCGGGATTGAAAATGTGCTTCGAATACGACATCATGTATTGGGTTTACCTGGGTACTAGTAGTACATAGCATATGTTCCAGAGGCTCAGGAATTGAGATACAGTGAAAAGTATCTATAGAATGAATAGCTTTCAATAATCTGAGAAGGTTGTCCCATGTTGAAATTCAAGTCATCGCAGAGAGACAATGacaaagtcattattaaaaCATGATGCCTATTTAAAAGATGGTGAAACAGTCTTTGACCAAGTAATTTAAAACCCAGTATGAACGCAGCGAATCTATACGTTTGTGGTTTTGCTATTAAAGAATAATTCGCTTAATTGCCGGCTTATCTGACTTTTTGTTTAGTTTTTCCATCAAGAAAGATGGATCCTTCTGTAAAAATTCGCCGAATCCTTTAAACGAGCTGTGCACTCCATGTGTTTCGCGTGCCCGTGTGTCTTTTGGAATAGAACGGAAGCCAAAGCCACAACATAAAGTAAGACCCTCTTTCCATGTGACTGGAGTGAAGCCCTAGCAGTGCACCTTTATTAGCGAAGATTGCATCCTGGCAGTCACGTAATTACACATCGCCTTCCCATCTGCGCTACACAGCGACCACAGCACAAACCCTGATTCCAGCAATCCAATGACTATGCATTGATGTAATAAGATGTTCCAAACTACaacatttgaaatcaaaacCGGCATCATTTGATTGTTACTGGGGCTGTGTTTACATGAAAGGTGCCACCCGTTATATTCTAAGCTCAGCCTTGAAATCTAATACGGCTTTGACGAGCAAATAGAGAAACTGATACAAATCGCCGCGGTAGGTTTTTTCTCCTTGATAGCTAATCTTACTAAaaacagaagtacatgtaagtgtacGTGGTGTATCTCCTTTAGAAAACTGCCTGCAATCTTACTCTGCCTTATCGTTGATATAGATACTGCAAATCATGACCTTTGTTTTCTTGGTGATAGGGCATTGGGGATTGACAAGCGGGGTTGGTGCCACACACAGGAATAGCACTTGGAAGTTGAATCCTGACGTTAAAAAGTGGAACCGCTGTATGTTAGGATTGTAAGACATATCCAGGAAGCAGGTGACCTTGTCTTCGTGATTGACAGCGGAAGCAAACGAGCCCGCCCGAATGTTCCATTTTGTTATCTTTCAAGTACACGCTTGAGCGTCACTACTTGTTTTTTACGATTTGAACCATTCAATTTAAAGCAATTCGTGTGGATGTCTTTTCGAGGGGAATTCGATTTTGCAACCAATCTTAGGTATAGGTTTTATTAACACCAAGAGGATTAGATTGAAATTGGATTTACTGCCAGGAAGGTAACTGTAATTATGTGGCTGTTGTTACTGAAGATACGCTATCATGATTCAAAACTGCTGCGCTGTTGAAGTGCCGCTGTGCTGGCAATGGGTGCTAACCACCCAATGCCTTATGGTGTTTGAACTTTTTTTCGTTTGGACAAAAGAGACCAACGTTTCGAAGGTTTGGAATGATCGATTTAAAAAAGGTCGCATCGTTCATCTCTTTTTATCTCTTTCGGTCTGAAAAAAGGGTTTGAACAGTTTCAATAATCACACTTGAAGCTTTGACAGTCTCTTGGTTAATTAAAATTGAATTTTTGCAGGCTATCAATTCATGCCATCTGTAATCAAATGAACAGCTGCCAAATTCACGTCATCTCCAATTAGATCAGCGGACATTTTAGGAATTGAATAtaattgattttgataattaaAATGCGTCAGTATCAGAATAATGCAAGACCTGTGCACATTGCAATTTTCGACACTTATGATGGACAGTGACGTAACACTCCTTGTTTTGATCATTTCTGACAGCGTTTACAAGACAGTTTTTCTAACAATGCATTGACTGTGGCTTATACCTTGTTGTTATGACATAGAATTCATCAGAAGATTCTTATAGAATGTTGTTTGAAAGAAAACAAGTTTACATCATACTCCTTCGGAATGCTTTACTCAAGTACTTGGAGCTTGCACTTTATATTGTTCTTTTAGCGTTATACGAAATGTCATGTCACAACACAGCTTAAGTAAAACAAGAATTCCAGCGTTACAGCCAGAAAACATCGTCAATAGATAAATGTATCGATTTACCTTTACAATACAAAAGAACTAGGTCCTCTCATTATAGCGTTAGAGGCGGATAAATGAATATATAAAAATGAACTGCAGGCAGCCTCACGTCCCTTGAGGTAAACTCCGCCTCTTTTATAGGTCTTTTCAGGGTAGAACTAAACATATACGTTTTTCTACCGTGAGCCACTGTCTAAACACCTTCGGGTATAGACAGCAAATAATCTATACATTTTGGATGAAAGTGTCATGAACTGGTGTGTTAATTATTAATTTCCTTCCTTTCCTGATCAATGCCTTGTAATTTCGTCGATGGAATATGATGATATTAGTTTTGCATTATTGATACTGTCTCGAGGTGGTTGCATGTTACTGTCAGAGTGGTTACATAAGATCATAATTGAAGCGCCTGCAGAAAGTTCCGGTGAAACATCTGCCGGGTCTTGCTTGCATACAGTGATTCTAGTAAAACGGCACAGGATAAAACATAACTGTAAAGTTATGAGAACATATTAGAATAAGAAAGGAGGGAGAGAGGCTCGTTCTCTAAAACTTTAAAACAAACTTGACTAACCAACTTTACAAAGAAATGTTATCTATTGGAACAAGTCGCTCAGTACATCCGTGTCGTTGAGAGCAGGCCGTTTTTGTATCATGCCGTCAAAAGTCGATGTTTCACCAAGAAGAAAGACCGTATATGTCCGGCACAGGACATCGATCTCTATCAGTGGCAAACGTGTTTTATATCCTTTTCATCTTCCTTTTCTCGCCGACGGTCTCCTTATATCACTTTACACGTCTTGTCGCGGCGGTCAATAGCTATAATCAAATTATTTAACCGCGCAGACCAGGGCTGTCACACCAAGCTGGCGGTTCGGGATTGTCCCCTCGGCTTAAATTTCCGGTGGATATTAGCCGTGGCTTAGGTCGCCAATCTTTTTATCCACTCCATCTCCGATCATTCTATCGGGTAAATGCTATCCTAAATTCACTGAAAGACGTCTGAAGTACAACAGATCACAGACCATAGCGTCGGTGAGGAGGTGAACCTTGCACATTCCGGTCGGAAGAGTTACTTTATTTTGGATAACAAACCAATCCAATGCCTCGACAGATGGCGCTAAAAGCAGCTCACCAGTCTGCCGGAGTGCGTGCGAGTGGAGTTCGCGTGAAAACCACAAGATAACAAAACGCCGACAGCTGCTTTCATAATTAGAATGACAGCAACTTCAAGCATCAATTGTGATATATCGATACGCTATTGCGATTACGTTTAAAgcacagtacatgtatcaactTTGATGCACGCCGACGACACATTTCCTTGGCACATGCCCTTCCATAGCATTGGCGCAGCATTGCACCCCATAATCATACAACACTGTTAGTACGGATGTATCCCCGTGATACTAGCTAGTGTCGGCCTCGGCCGTCTAGCTATCAGCGAGCTTTATCCAATAATATCTTTGGTACTGATAAGTGTTATTGAGTGGTCACCGATATTTGTTCTTCAGTAAGAATAACAAAAGTCGGTGTGACCCCATGGTCAATTATTCGAAAGGTTCCGATCAATTTTTGTTAATGACTCTCAATCCGAGCCCGGTAGACTCGCCTGCGTGGTAGTATTTTGGAGCTTGATCCACATTTCGGACGTCCAAATTGTTAGTAATAAtattgatgacaaaacaaacGCCAGATATAGAGTACATTGACTCACTGTTATTCATCAAcaataccaatattttgaacagtATCACCAAACTAAATTGGACGATATAATCCAGTTTATTCTTATTTCCCATGAGCCCTTGCAGTCTGGCTGCCATTTGTGACTCTCATATCATCTCCTTATTCGCACCGGCCACTCTTCCAGTAGCACGCCAGCCAGGTATAATTCACTTTTTAGATGAGGATCTGGATATCATCGGCGAATCAGTGACCCCACTGTCCATGGAGTTTCCCGGGCGGGTAGTTATCTACCCTATATTCAAGTCGTCCATTCGCTTCTTGCATGAATCTTACTTAGCCTACCCTTTTTTTCTTGTTGACAGGTTAACATCGGGGtcaaattttcatattttccattGCAGTTTGAATTTCCATCATCTCCATCTGCAAGCCTCTCTTTGTCTTTGAAATCATCAATTATTtctgaaatttcatttttttcttattttaggACTATGTAATGGCGTACGCTATTGCTGGCGAGGGGCCTTTTGTCGCCGAAAATAACACCCACGTTTTGGATATCATACAACATCCGGGTTACGACGACAGACCGGAAGTGACGACACTAGCAGAAACAATTCACGAGGAATACGCAGAATTCTATAGGAATGCAAAATTCGTTACAGGAATTGTTCTCTACCCGATTTTATGCACATTCGGAATAACAGGGAATATTTTGTCGCTAATTGTGCTAAGTCATAAAAAGATGTCGTCATCAACAAATGTGTTTCTCAGTGCATTATCCGTGTCTGACCTCATAAAACTTGTGAATGACGTTATGTATTTCATTGTTGTTGTGATAGAAAGATACGACACAGTCACAGGCCAACGTGCAATGGCTTTGCTGTATCCTTCCGCGCACTATATTCTCAATATGTCAGTTTGTGTGACTGCGTGGTTGACAGTCTCAGTCAGCGTGGAGCGATACATCAGCGTCTGTCATCCGACCAGAGCTAAAACCATGTGTACTATCCAACGAGCACGGATTGTGAGTGTGTGCGTGTTTATAGGCATGAGTATTCTAGCTTTACCATCAGGTTTACGCTACGAAAACCGCTGGTCAATCTCGAATGAAACCAATCAAAGTATTGTGTCAATAGAACTCAGTGTCTTTGGGCAGCaccagttgttcaaaacggCATACACATGGATACAGAACCTATTGCGATCGATTATACCGCTCTTCGTCTTGGTCATCCTTAACTCTTGTATAATCTACGCCCTGTGGCAATCACGCATCAAAGGTAAAACCATGTCTTCCCGTAACAGAATAAGCATAATGCTTATCATTGTGGTCTTCGTGTTTCTAATCTGTATAACGCCAGATGCAATCCTGTCGACGTTCTTCAAATTTGGATATTACGACGCGAATAACTTAGTGCGCGGAATACGTGAGATTTCGGACCTTCTGCTTCAGATCAACTCAGCGGTTAACTTCGTCTTGTACTGTACCTTCAGTACGATATTCCGAGGGATATTCATAGAGATTTTCCTGAAGTGCTTTACAAAGAAGTTAAATGAACAGCGCGCAATGCGTGAAGCGCGGACTTCTGTAGTGCGTGACAAGGAAGGAAGCACTATTGTTGATAACGACGCCAATGAGAGAACTAAACTGACGGCGACGAGTATTAATAACTGTCAGCAGACATATGTATGATACGGATGCTATGGCCTGTCGGTATAATGCTTACACGCCACATATTCTATAGTATCGTAGCGCCGCCTGTAGGGATCCTATAGGCCTAGCACTACCTATACGGGTCATACTGTTAGTGTGCTGCCTTTAACGGCCATATTGTTATAACATGTTTTACATTGAAGGCCTACGCTGTTGGTCGAAATAAAATAATCGTGTTACTGTACGGTATTAAAACTACTCATGTCAACGTGGTGAAAATTGACCTATACAGAGTATATCTATCATATCAGCGTACACTACAGTACGTTGAAATCTCTTCAGTGTGTATTTGCGTACATGTAATCGCCGATTCCATTTCGAATTTCTGATTTTATATTGAGGGCGAAAGCCTATAAATCGAGTATCAGAGTGTCCGTTAAATGAGTGCGCTCATCCGACAATCGACCTATATCGACTCGAGAAGCAACCATAACACTTCAGGCCGTATCATGCATACCTTTTTCTTGACTGATGGAGGGGGAGTGCCTGAGTATTGGTGGTGAGTGTTCGTGCGTATGAGTCTGTTTGTCTGTCTATGTTTCAGCCAGGGTGCAGGATATTTTTTCCccttttgaattatttttttgtattgCTTCATATCCCTATCCAATAGTTATTTGAGACCAAGTCTAAATGCAGAAAATTGTCGATTTGATGGAGTCAACAGATAAGTAATGACGAGGCATTTAATCATTACGGCAACAAATGATATTCTCGATATCGTTAGGACATTAGTATCAATCGTCCTGGCATTTTTATGCATGGTCAATACTCCTGTCGATATCCGGACATGCCTCTCACGCGATATTTTGTAATCTCGCGCTGGGTCATCCCATCATTAGAGACTACGGATGACCAGATGACATCGAGCATAAAACGTGAATTAGCCATTACCTATTCAACCGCGTTCGGATGCGGTGGTAAAGTTAGTCTCCATCTCCATTGAGAATTAGCACTGTTCTATGCTTTTTAATGATTGTTCCGTGATTCGTAGGTTGAGAGAATATCCCATTCGAAATTCGATGATTATGGTCACCGGGGCAAGTGTAATGATTTGTTTGTAATCATAGGTACTTAGAAGCACTTGATGACTTGAAGGCGGTTTGCGAGTAGTGAGCCACCTGCTGAAGATATCACGGGTTCCGTAGCTCACTGCTCCATCGCCACTGCACCGAATACGTATGCGTGGTGATGTGCAAGGAACcatgatgcatgtagcatcaggTTGACAGTGTGATGGATGCATCGAAGGAATGTATGTGCGTGTGAGTCCGGGTTGTGTGCTCTCCGTGATTCTTAGATGGTGATGTTTCCGAGGAATTGTCATTCAAACGTCACACTTGAATGGAAGTTTCGTGATCTTCTCGATTCATGGTGTGAACTCCAATATTGCGATATTTGGGTTTCGAGAGACTCATCTACTTTCTCGTCTCGCTGTCACTCTGTAGTTTCGTTTCGGCgaggtttcattcactagttGCGGCGATTCCTACTCGTAAAAAAGCGATGCTCATTTGTTATTGTTTCTAGATAAGAGTTTAAAGTAATTGCTATTATCATTTTCTTCTATGAATTGTGTGTTGATGTGCATACTGTATTTGGTTTGCATGATAAAATTCGAAAGTTAATAAAGACTATTTGATAAGAAGCTT
This genomic window from Lineus longissimus chromosome 13, tnLinLong1.2, whole genome shotgun sequence contains:
- the LOC135497943 gene encoding FMRFamide receptor-like, with protein sequence MAYAIAGEGPFVAENNTHVLDIIQHPGYDDRPEVTTLAETIHEEYAEFYRNAKFVTGIVLYPILCTFGITGNILSLIVLSHKKMSSSTNVFLSALSVSDLIKLVNDVMYFIVVVIERYDTVTGQRAMALLYPSAHYILNMSVCVTAWLTVSVSVERYISVCHPTRAKTMCTIQRARIVSVCVFIGMSILALPSGLRYENRWSISNETNQSIVSIELSVFGQHQLFKTAYTWIQNLLRSIIPLFVLVILNSCIIYALWQSRIKGKTMSSRNRISIMLIIVVFVFLICITPDAILSTFFKFGYYDANNLVRGIREISDLLLQINSAVNFVLYCTFSTIFRGIFIEIFLKCFTKKLNEQRAMREARTSVVRDKEGSTIVDNDANERTKLTATSINNCQQTYV